The genomic stretch ATGGAAATTCAACATAACCAATTCTCGATAAAAAGAACGGCTAATTCTCATTGACTAAGAATTCCGTCCACGTAAACATTTAGATGTAGAGAATCAGAACATGTAACCCTACTCTATACAAAAACAAAAGGCACCGTTAGGGTGCCTTTTGTTCAAATTAGAGTTTGATGTCGTCTAAGCTGTAGTCGTTGCAAACATCAAGTTCACGTAGTTCTTTAAGTAAGTTACGTCTGTCGTTCATCTCTTCTATTTCACGCCACTTTCTTTTTACTGGTTTAGCGCGAGATCTTGTTGTTGAGGTAGTATCCAGATTGAAAATCTCATCTAGTTGAAAGCCTTCCATAAGCCACCTTTACCCTTCTTTATCTAAACTGTTGTAACCAGTCCTTGTGGAGTTTTTTAAGTACCACAATAGGTGTGAGAATAACCATGATATATTTCGCATTTGTGTCGGTAACATGACAGTTTCGTGCAAAAGTTCTCTCAAAATCACATTTTGCTTCGTGAATAATTGAATAAAAAGTGTACAAACGAGAAAGGGGAAACGATTAAATGAAGAGATTTTCAATGTTAATTTGATGCGTTCAATTAGAGTACTAAGCAAAGGTTGAAGTTGCATAAAATGTGTTTGATGAAATAGTGTTCGATTACCTCTCTGGCGGCAAAGATAAATTTATGTAACACCTTGTGAATACTAGCTTGGTTCGTTTTTTATGGAGTGCTGTTCTATTAATTTCGGTGTAATTATTTATGTTGGATGTTGGTAATTGAAATGTTGCGCATTTGGGGTGTTAAGTCCTCTTTTTATGTTATTTTTTGGTGACTTTATAGTGAAAAATAACAATATTATTGTAATGGTTGCATATTGATTTTTGCGTTCCTAGGTTGCATTATCCGCCCGTCAAAAAATACGCTGGTACGTAAAATGGATGCATGAAGCGACGTTTACGATTCTAGATTGCGCATAAACATTACTCAAAAAGCTAAGCACACTTTGACACTTAGCAGGCAATCTGGTGGATGGCTCGGACGCACAGACTGGCGCAACTCACTTTGAGGTACACATGACAGACTTAATCAATTTGATGAACGACCTCCTTTGGGGTTCGATTCTGGTTTATCTTCTTGTAGGTGTAGGAATCTACTTCACCGTTCGATTGGGATTCATCCAATTCCGCCACTTCGGCCACATGTTCTCTGTTCTTAAGAACAGCCGTAAAGCAGACAAAGCTGGTATTTCTTCTTTCCAAGCGCTTTGTACTAGTCTTGCTGCACGTGTAGGTACTGGTAACATGGCGGGTGTTGCAGTTGCATTGACTGCGGGTGGCCCTGGCGCGATCTTCTGGATGTGGCTGATCGCAATGCTTGGTATGGCAACGTCGTTTGCAGAGAGTACTCTGGCGCAGCTATACAAAACCAAAGATGATGATGGCAACTACCGTGGTGGTCCTGCTTACTACATGGAAAAAGGCTTGGGCATGCGTTGGATGGGCGTGTTGTTCTCTGTTTTCCTAATTATCGCTTTTGGTTTGGTATTCAACGCCGTACAAGCGAACTCAATTGCAAACGCAATGAGCAACGCATTTGGTTGGAATGACCTATACGTTGGTATTGCTGTTGTTGCACTTTCAGCTGTAGTTATCTTCGGTGGTATCAAGCGTATCGCGAAAGTAGCTGAGCTGATCGTTCCTATCATGGCACTGCTATACCTAGTACTAGCATTGTTCGTTGTATTCTCAAACCTAGAGAAACTACCAGATGTATTGATGCTGATCTTCAAGAGCGCATTCGGTCTGCAAGAAGCTGCAGCGGGTGGTCTTGGTTATGCGATTGCACAAGCAATGATCAACGGTATCAAACGTGGTCTATTCTCGAACGAAGCGGGTATGGGTTCTGCGCCTAACGCGGCAGCGTCGGCAACGCCTTACCCACCGCACCCAGCATCTCAAGGTTACGTTCAGATGCTAGGCGTGTTCATGGATACGATTGTTATCTGTTCTGCAACAGTAGCGATTATCCTGATGTCGGGCGAGTATGTAGGTCAAGCAACGGAAGTTACTGGTATTGAGCTAACTCAGCGTGCATTGAGCTCGCAAGTGGGTGATTGGGGCGGCATCTTTGTTGCGGTTGCAATCTTCTTCTTCGCGTTTACTTCAATCATCGCGAACTACTCTTACGCAGAAACGAACCTGATCTTCTTGGAGCACAACCATAAAGCTGGTCTAAGCATCTTCCGCGTTGTGGTTCTGGGCATGGTAATGTTTGGTGCGCTAGCGTCTCTTCCTGTGGTTTGGTCGTTGGCTGACGTTTCGATGGGTCTGATGGCGATTGTTAACTTGGTAGCGATTCTGTTGCTATCGGGCATCGTGATCAAACTGGCGAAAGACTACAACCGCCAGCTAGGCGAAGGTAAAGTACCAACGTTCGATGCGAACGATTTCCCTGAGCTTAAGTCTCAGCTAGAAGACGGTATTTGGGACAACACTAAGAAAGACTAAGTGTTCTCCTATCGTTAAAAGCTATTAAGACGATTCGTAAAGCCATGCAGACAATGCATGGCTTTTTTTGTACCCTAATAAAAAACAAAATTAGGGAAGTGAAAGTCATGCTTATCGTA from Vibrio parahaemolyticus encodes the following:
- a CDS encoding DUF3545 family protein: MEGFQLDEIFNLDTTSTTRSRAKPVKRKWREIEEMNDRRNLLKELRELDVCNDYSLDDIKL
- a CDS encoding alanine/glycine:cation symporter family protein, coding for MTDLINLMNDLLWGSILVYLLVGVGIYFTVRLGFIQFRHFGHMFSVLKNSRKADKAGISSFQALCTSLAARVGTGNMAGVAVALTAGGPGAIFWMWLIAMLGMATSFAESTLAQLYKTKDDDGNYRGGPAYYMEKGLGMRWMGVLFSVFLIIAFGLVFNAVQANSIANAMSNAFGWNDLYVGIAVVALSAVVIFGGIKRIAKVAELIVPIMALLYLVLALFVVFSNLEKLPDVLMLIFKSAFGLQEAAAGGLGYAIAQAMINGIKRGLFSNEAGMGSAPNAAASATPYPPHPASQGYVQMLGVFMDTIVICSATVAIILMSGEYVGQATEVTGIELTQRALSSQVGDWGGIFVAVAIFFFAFTSIIANYSYAETNLIFLEHNHKAGLSIFRVVVLGMVMFGALASLPVVWSLADVSMGLMAIVNLVAILLLSGIVIKLAKDYNRQLGEGKVPTFDANDFPELKSQLEDGIWDNTKKD